The following coding sequences are from one Paenibacillus stellifer window:
- a CDS encoding TetR/AcrR family transcriptional regulator: MAKGEESAASGDKATKQQILDATIALIREEGIANLTMRRIAAKAGSNLALVNYHYHSKDNLLEEATRMLISGFDDAFGALEDESLPPRERLLRFFKAYVGYLRQYPGLAKQMVDQSGNILRSIHKYSQYSKTIKRKKMLETLSGISGVTDEKRLQLMMVQLQGAVLIPIVMYPCGRDEEAEVESPFQNLPSVDEQIENLFDHYFYRYDRGASQHQ; encoded by the coding sequence ATGGCTAAGGGAGAAGAATCGGCGGCGTCTGGCGACAAAGCAACGAAACAGCAAATTCTAGACGCCACGATCGCATTGATCCGCGAGGAAGGAATTGCGAACCTGACAATGCGGCGGATCGCCGCCAAAGCGGGCAGCAATCTGGCGCTGGTCAATTACCACTACCACTCCAAGGATAATCTGTTGGAAGAAGCTACGCGCATGCTGATTTCCGGTTTCGACGACGCATTTGGCGCGCTGGAGGACGAGAGCCTGCCGCCAAGAGAGCGGCTGCTGCGTTTTTTCAAGGCCTATGTCGGCTATCTTCGTCAGTATCCGGGACTAGCGAAGCAGATGGTGGACCAGAGCGGAAACATCCTGCGTTCCATTCATAAGTATTCCCAATACAGCAAGACGATAAAGAGAAAAAAAATGCTGGAGACACTAAGCGGCATCAGTGGCGTGACCGACGAGAAGCGGCTGCAGCTGATGATGGTACAGCTCCAGGGAGCTGTGCTGATTCCGATTGTCATGTACCCCTGCGGAAGAGACGAGGAGGCGGAAGTGGAGTCACCGTTCCAGAATCTCCCGTCGGTCGACGAACAGATTGAGAATCTGTTTGACCATTATTTTTACCGGTATGACCGGGGTGCCTCGCAGCATCAATAA
- a CDS encoding DHA2 family efflux MFS transporter permease subunit, which produces MKPTVQGAAAAEESFSLKAIIPPLLAIIVGMIMVILDSTVVNVAIPALVDYFDTSLKTVQWTITGYTLALSAVIPLAGWMSDRFGARRVFLGTIIMFVIGSVLCSVSQSSTQLIVFRIIQGLGGGMVAPIGMAMVFRLAPPERRGSIMGMLGIPMLLAPALGPVLSGWLIEYASWHWIFLINLPIGILAVVLGFKYLPITERHETPHLDLLGMILAPIAFAMLAYGVNEGGTDGWSTTAAITGLVVGGVALLLFIVVELMQKNPLLELRVFGSSHFTRGILLAWITQAALFGSMLFVPLYLQQVRSYTPLETGLILLPQALASGIGMPLGGRLFDKIGARPLAFVGLIIISGGLFLLSGITVDTSLPHIMLCLGMMGLGMGLTMMPVNTHVLNSAPRHLVGRVTPLTTAAQQVVVSFAVAGMTGYLTSRITAHMAEAGKGGNPLAAASQGFDDVFFFTACIAVAGVLFSLFLRKPASDGGNSGKKAAPAPEAASMIGH; this is translated from the coding sequence ATGAAACCTACTGTACAAGGCGCCGCGGCCGCCGAAGAAAGCTTTTCGCTGAAAGCCATTATTCCGCCGCTGCTGGCGATTATCGTCGGCATGATTATGGTTATTCTGGACAGCACTGTTGTCAATGTGGCTATCCCCGCTCTGGTGGATTACTTCGATACGAGCCTCAAAACCGTTCAATGGACGATTACAGGATATACGCTTGCTCTGTCTGCTGTTATACCTCTGGCTGGCTGGATGAGCGACCGCTTCGGCGCCCGGCGGGTGTTCCTGGGCACGATCATTATGTTCGTCATCGGCTCTGTACTATGTTCCGTCTCTCAGAGCTCGACGCAGCTGATTGTCTTCCGGATCATTCAGGGTCTTGGCGGGGGGATGGTCGCCCCGATCGGTATGGCGATGGTATTCCGGCTGGCACCGCCCGAGCGCAGAGGCTCGATTATGGGCATGCTCGGAATTCCGATGCTGCTGGCGCCAGCGCTGGGGCCGGTGCTGTCGGGCTGGCTGATCGAGTATGCAAGCTGGCACTGGATCTTCCTGATCAATCTGCCGATCGGCATTCTGGCCGTCGTGCTGGGCTTCAAATATTTGCCGATTACCGAGCGGCATGAGACGCCGCATCTGGATTTGCTGGGCATGATCCTCGCTCCGATCGCGTTTGCGATGCTGGCTTACGGCGTCAACGAAGGGGGCACGGATGGCTGGTCAACGACAGCCGCCATCACGGGCCTTGTCGTCGGCGGGGTAGCGCTGCTGCTCTTTATCGTGGTGGAACTGATGCAGAAAAATCCGCTGCTGGAGCTGCGCGTCTTCGGCTCCTCGCATTTCACCAGAGGCATTCTGCTGGCCTGGATTACACAGGCTGCCCTGTTCGGCTCCATGCTGTTCGTGCCGCTGTATTTGCAGCAGGTGCGCAGCTATACGCCGCTTGAGACCGGACTTATCCTTCTGCCGCAGGCGCTGGCTTCGGGAATCGGGATGCCGCTTGGCGGCAGATTGTTTGACAAGATCGGTGCCCGGCCGCTGGCTTTTGTCGGGTTGATCATCATTTCTGGAGGACTGTTCCTGCTGTCGGGAATTACGGTCGATACCAGTCTGCCGCATATTATGCTGTGTCTGGGCATGATGGGGCTCGGAATGGGCCTGACGATGATGCCGGTTAACACCCATGTGTTGAACTCGGCTCCACGCCATCTGGTCGGTCGCGTTACACCGCTGACGACGGCGGCGCAGCAAGTGGTAGTCTCGTTCGCCGTTGCGGGGATGACTGGCTATCTGACTTCGCGGATTACCGCGCATATGGCGGAGGCTGGCAAGGGCGGCAACCCTCTGGCTGCTGCATCGCAGGGCTTCGACGATGTGTTCTTCTTCACGGCCTGCATCGCCGTGGCCGGCGTTCTGTTCAGCCTGTTCCTGCGCAAGCCCGCCTCTGACGGCGGGAACTCCGGGAAGAAAGCCGCTCCTGCTCCCGAAGCTGCTTCGATGATCGGACATTAA
- a CDS encoding helix-turn-helix transcriptional regulator: MSLAKEPERGEMGSLGELYRAPTLGSLLEMGQWEAAEDKADAIFRELKEHWRDSQEHILETYLNIASSIVSLIHRTKKWLADTLPEDFYALAQGRPAGSDVEELRSWTERVIAAYRRSVSMVEKDSRSSIIRKVQEYIALNPGTVSLQSISAHVFLNPSYLSKVYKLETGEGISEYILQVRMEIAKELLAESPNKIYEISVQLSYQKPSYFIQLFKKHYGMTPQEYRNMLDS; encoded by the coding sequence ATGTCGCTGGCGAAGGAGCCGGAACGCGGCGAGATGGGAAGTCTCGGCGAGCTGTACCGGGCGCCGACGCTGGGATCATTACTGGAAATGGGCCAGTGGGAAGCCGCCGAGGACAAGGCGGATGCGATTTTCCGCGAGCTGAAGGAACATTGGCGGGACTCGCAAGAGCATATTCTGGAGACCTATTTGAATATCGCTTCATCCATCGTATCGCTCATTCACCGGACCAAGAAGTGGCTGGCCGACACCCTGCCCGAAGACTTCTACGCACTGGCACAGGGCCGCCCCGCCGGCAGCGACGTGGAGGAGCTCCGATCCTGGACGGAGCGGGTCATCGCCGCATACCGCCGGTCCGTCAGTATGGTGGAGAAAGATTCGCGCTCGTCCATCATCCGCAAGGTTCAGGAGTATATCGCCCTCAATCCGGGCACGGTGTCGCTTCAGAGCATCTCAGCCCATGTCTTTCTGAATCCCTCCTATCTCTCCAAGGTGTACAAACTGGAGACCGGCGAGGGCATCAGCGAGTACATCCTGCAGGTGCGGATGGAGATCGCGAAGGAGCTGCTGGCGGAGTCTCCGAACAAAATCTACGAAATCTCCGTCCAGCTCAGCTACCAGAAGCCCAGCTATTTCATCCAGCTCTTCAAGAAGCATTACGGCATGACCCCTCAGGAATACCGCAACATGCTGGACTCTTGA
- a CDS encoding nitroreductase family protein, whose translation MSDSQSSQKLEGQLFDDVVKGRRSVRNYDPHSKVSREVLTEILQQAALAPSAANLQPWRFLVIDSPELKQKLLPIAFNQQQVVEASAVIAVLGDLESVSMAGKIYGQAVEAGYMSEDTAKSFTERYTAMYSNMSSQDIRQIVINDCGMASMQFMLAARAKGYDTVPMGGYDKAGFVEAFHIPDRYIPVILIAFGKAANPGHPTVRLQIEEIVFFNEILKS comes from the coding sequence ATGTCCGATTCACAATCGTCCCAGAAACTGGAGGGACAGCTGTTTGATGATGTTGTTAAAGGGCGCCGGTCCGTACGCAATTATGACCCTCACTCCAAGGTTTCGCGGGAAGTGCTGACCGAAATATTGCAGCAAGCCGCGCTGGCACCTTCGGCTGCCAACCTGCAGCCTTGGCGCTTTCTCGTTATAGACTCGCCGGAGCTCAAACAAAAGCTGCTTCCGATTGCGTTCAATCAACAGCAGGTGGTTGAAGCATCGGCAGTCATCGCTGTTCTTGGGGACCTGGAAAGCGTCAGCATGGCCGGGAAGATTTACGGTCAAGCGGTTGAAGCGGGGTATATGTCTGAGGATACGGCTAAATCCTTCACCGAGCGCTATACCGCGATGTATTCCAACATGTCCTCACAAGACATCCGTCAAATTGTCATTAATGACTGCGGGATGGCATCGATGCAGTTCATGCTAGCCGCCCGCGCCAAAGGCTACGATACGGTTCCGATGGGAGGGTATGACAAGGCGGGATTCGTGGAGGCTTTTCACATTCCTGACCGGTACATTCCCGTTATATTGATTGCATTCGGCAAGGCTGCAAATCCTGGTCATCCAACTGTGAGGCTGCAGATCGAAGAGATAGTGTTCTTTAACGAAATCCTTAAGTCATAA
- a CDS encoding helix-turn-helix transcriptional regulator codes for MEFAEKLQSYRKQRGMSQENLAEVVGVSRQAVSKWESGQSYPEMDTSGQGCAGQLRWRWDRARGQTHDRAYTGPICYGFEVSVSL; via the coding sequence ATGGAGTTTGCGGAGAAATTGCAAAGCTACAGGAAACAAAGGGGCATGTCTCAGGAGAACCTGGCTGAAGTCGTGGGAGTATCGCGGCAAGCCGTCTCGAAGTGGGAATCGGGCCAGTCCTATCCTGAGATGGACACATCTGGTCAAGGGTGCGCCGGGCAGCTCCGGTGGAGATGGGATCGAGCAAGGGGTCAAACACACGATCGAGCATACACCGGGCCCATCTGCTATGGATTTGAAGTCTCTGTTTCATTATGA
- a CDS encoding putative holin-like toxin, producing the protein MEVYQALSLIFMFGMFIIALLNYLKKK; encoded by the coding sequence ATGGAGGTGTATCAAGCGTTGTCTTTGATCTTCATGTTCGGCATGTTCATTATTGCATTGCTGAATTACCTCAAAAAGAAATAG
- a CDS encoding fructose bisphosphate aldolase, which yields MDKEQLERVRNGKGFIAALDQSGGSTPKALLQYGIQEDRYHNDEEMFELVHEMRTRIIKSPAFDSKYILGAILFENTMDRTIDGMLTADYLWKVKNIVPFLKVDKGLAEPGNGVQLMKPMPDLDGLLRRAVDRHIFGTKMRSVIKEPNPEGIREVVQQQFELGKKIFAAGLVPIIEPEVDIHSANRAESERLLKKEIAAQLASLPSNVIVMLKLSIPSEDDFYHDLIDDPHVARVVALSGGYSQSEANDRLARNRGLIASFSRALSQDLTDQQSNEEFDAKLSASIQAIYKASIEKIAATI from the coding sequence ATGGATAAGGAACAACTGGAACGGGTGCGGAATGGCAAAGGATTTATTGCTGCGCTGGACCAGAGCGGCGGGAGCACGCCGAAGGCGCTGCTGCAATATGGCATTCAGGAAGACCGGTACCATAATGACGAGGAGATGTTCGAACTTGTTCATGAGATGAGAACCCGGATTATTAAAAGCCCGGCGTTCGATTCGAAGTACATTCTCGGCGCCATCCTGTTCGAGAATACAATGGATCGGACCATCGACGGCATGCTGACTGCAGACTACCTCTGGAAGGTGAAGAACATCGTGCCTTTCCTTAAGGTCGATAAAGGACTTGCCGAGCCAGGCAACGGCGTTCAGCTCATGAAGCCCATGCCCGACTTGGACGGCCTGCTCCGTAGAGCGGTTGACCGGCATATCTTTGGAACGAAAATGCGGTCAGTTATCAAAGAACCGAATCCCGAAGGAATCCGCGAAGTCGTTCAGCAGCAGTTCGAGCTCGGCAAGAAGATCTTTGCTGCGGGGCTTGTTCCCATTATCGAGCCGGAGGTCGATATCCATAGTGCGAACAGGGCCGAGTCGGAGCGCCTTCTCAAAAAGGAGATTGCTGCCCAGCTCGCCTCCCTTCCTTCGAATGTCATCGTCATGCTGAAGCTCTCCATCCCATCGGAGGATGACTTCTACCACGATCTCATCGATGATCCCCATGTGGCGCGCGTCGTGGCGCTGTCCGGCGGCTATTCGCAGAGTGAAGCCAACGACAGACTGGCCCGGAATCGCGGACTTATCGCCAGCTTCTCCCGCGCTCTGTCTCAGGATTTGACCGACCAGCAGAGCAATGAAGAATTCGATGCAAAGTTATCCGCGTCAATACAGGCCATTTATAAAGCCTCGATCGAGAAGATCGCGGCGACGATTTAG
- a CDS encoding putative holin-like toxin — MEVKDALTLMIGFGALMIALLTLVVAIVVAVSRNTKK; from the coding sequence GTGGAGGTTAAGGACGCTTTGACGCTCATGATCGGTTTCGGTGCGCTGATGATAGCGCTATTGACGCTGGTCGTGGCCATCGTCGTAGCGGTTAGCCGTAACACAAAGAAATAG
- a CDS encoding helix-turn-helix domain-containing protein: MNKKYEVRLQAPEREHIEQLLHGEATSKGIRNRCLVLLLADECQGAIPKQSEIAQRVGVSEATVQKTIKEYCSYGIQETLHYRERAEPARPSPITGEVEARIIALACSEPPEGYARWTVRLLTRRVIELNILEAVGRETIRMTLKKRNLSLI; encoded by the coding sequence ATGAACAAAAAATACGAGGTTAGACTTCAAGCGCCGGAACGTGAACACATTGAACAACTTCTTCACGGTGAAGCTACATCCAAGGGTATACGAAATCGTTGTTTGGTACTTCTTCTGGCAGACGAATGCCAGGGAGCAATTCCCAAACAATCGGAAATCGCTCAACGTGTAGGCGTTAGCGAAGCGACCGTGCAAAAGACAATCAAGGAATATTGTAGTTACGGGATTCAAGAAACACTGCATTACCGCGAGCGTGCCGAGCCAGCACGTCCCTCACCAATCACGGGTGAGGTCGAGGCGCGAATCATTGCACTGGCCTGTTCCGAGCCACCTGAAGGTTATGCGCGCTGGACGGTCCGCCTACTGACTCGTCGCGTGATCGAACTGAACATCTTGGAAGCTGTAGGTCGAGAGACGATTCGAATGACGTTAAAAAAACGAAACTTAAGCCTCATTTAA
- a CDS encoding IS630 family transposase: protein MPAKSSSEFVARMEDILETYALPFDSEIPLICMDEQPIQLLADTRPPVPMKSGKVRREDYEYERKGTCCLFLFTEPLAGWRHVRVSERRTKSDWAEQVRELLEVHYPKAKRIRLVMDNLNTHTISSLYETFPPEIALSLAKRLEIHYTPKHGSWLNIAEIELSALTSQCLHRRIGSMEQLQRETTAWNLDRNQAQKSVQWHFTTEQARGKLKHLYPEI, encoded by the coding sequence ATTCCGGCCAAATCCAGCAGTGAATTTGTCGCGCGGATGGAAGACATTTTGGAGACCTATGCGCTTCCTTTTGACTCCGAAATCCCACTGATCTGCATGGATGAACAGCCTATTCAGTTACTCGCGGATACCCGTCCACCCGTGCCGATGAAGTCCGGGAAGGTACGTCGAGAGGATTACGAGTATGAGCGAAAAGGCACATGCTGCTTGTTTTTATTTACCGAACCGTTGGCCGGATGGCGCCATGTCCGTGTGAGTGAACGACGGACCAAATCCGATTGGGCTGAGCAAGTCCGCGAGCTTCTTGAAGTGCATTACCCCAAGGCAAAGCGCATTCGGTTGGTCATGGATAATCTGAATACACATACAATATCGTCGCTGTATGAAACATTCCCGCCAGAGATTGCACTGTCTTTAGCCAAGCGCCTTGAAATCCACTACACACCCAAGCATGGGAGCTGGTTGAACATTGCTGAAATCGAATTGAGCGCTCTGACGAGTCAATGCCTTCATCGCCGAATCGGCTCAATGGAACAATTGCAGCGAGAAACAACCGCTTGGAATCTAGATCGTAATCAAGCCCAGAAGTCTGTTCAATGGCATTTCACTACCGAGCAAGCCAGAGGAAAATTAAAACATCTGTACCCCGAGATTTGA